A portion of the Algisphaera agarilytica genome contains these proteins:
- a CDS encoding ABC transporter ATP-binding protein yields the protein MIEVDAVSKAFAGRPAVQDLSLTVRRGEVYGLLGHNGAGKSTTLGMMLGQVFPDAGRVVLNGADVLRRRRAALSGVGAIFESPCFYDYLTGRRNLRIFAHYSKRVAESRLDEVVEQVGLAGRIDDPVGTYSHGMRQRLALGQALLHRPEMLILDEPTDGLDPQGIAEFRGTIRRLNQDQGMTILFSSHLLSEVEQVCDRVAVLHQGRRVFEGEWDAVNTGAAELDLEVDRRDEALVRLREAGLIHETHDPSRPNRVVLSKAADPAAVNRCLVESGFAVHRLDPVRPTLEAFYMRTVGVSSEGIGPQQDQRVAQEGGAPC from the coding sequence ATGATCGAAGTCGACGCGGTTAGCAAAGCCTTTGCCGGCCGGCCCGCGGTGCAAGACCTCTCGCTGACGGTCCGCCGGGGCGAGGTGTACGGCCTGCTCGGGCACAACGGCGCGGGCAAGAGCACGACGCTGGGCATGATGCTCGGCCAAGTCTTCCCCGACGCGGGCCGGGTGGTGCTGAACGGTGCGGATGTCCTGCGTCGTCGGCGTGCGGCGCTGTCGGGCGTCGGGGCGATCTTCGAATCGCCGTGCTTCTACGACTACCTGACTGGTCGGCGGAACCTGCGCATCTTTGCTCACTACTCCAAGCGGGTGGCCGAGTCGCGGCTGGACGAGGTCGTCGAGCAGGTCGGGCTGGCAGGTCGGATCGATGATCCGGTGGGCACTTACTCCCACGGCATGCGTCAGCGTCTGGCGTTGGGGCAGGCGTTGCTGCACCGCCCGGAGATGCTGATCCTCGACGAGCCGACCGACGGCCTGGACCCGCAGGGCATCGCCGAGTTCCGCGGGACGATCCGCCGATTGAATCAAGACCAGGGCATGACCATCTTGTTCAGCTCGCACCTGCTCAGCGAGGTCGAGCAGGTCTGCGACCGCGTGGCGGTGTTGCACCAGGGCCGGCGGGTATTCGAGGGCGAGTGGGACGCGGTCAACACCGGCGCGGCCGAGCTCGACCTCGAAGTAGACCGGCGTGATGAAGCGCTGGTCCGCTTGCGCGAGGCCGGTTTGATCCATGAGACGCATGACCCGTCTCGGCCGAACCGTGTGGTCTTGAGCAAGGCCGCCGACCCTGCGGCGGTCAATCGGTGTCTGGTGGAGTCGGGCTTTGCGGTGCATCGTTTGGACCCGGTTCGGCCTACGCTCGAGGCGTTTTACATGCGGACCGTTGGGGTGTCTTCGGAGGGTATTGGGCCGCAACAAGACCAGCGCGTGGCCCAGGAAGGGGGAGCCCCTTGCTGA
- a CDS encoding DUF4139 domain-containing protein: MKYFVLFLVFLGLLGTLGDSTASGKNIDLSTVPDRDTVQLTIYNSADLTLVRETRKVVFKPGNNPLQFSWANTLIDPTSVQLRFLNHAEKLDVLDTTFPHDRPQVLVWNVGSEHAGEAVIEISYFTSGVSWSADYTVIANADESAASVEGFVTVVNNSGEDYEDAQVRLVVGTINLVEQIAELARRSGRDVSRLDREEVDAFKLRAARQNVVAAEAAMADPYGGGGYAGTPKQIVKQGLSEYFIFTIEGTEDIPTNSRKRLPSFAADAAPLEVQYRYRPQQYGERLVRLFLMTNDTESEMGTSPLPDGQVRVFRQKEDGRGLSFLARQQVKYIPIGDDLELNLGVDPNVGFELITQRTFRDNLWMRQQGIKVLTRVDQPGVQIKDKSSVAGWDQHQVMARRVRNDTPRPIDVEIRQAVYGDATFTSRLDATRYDNHNVVFGGTLQPGERYDAVYQVSTRQGANSKQNRVEIVDDDPAALNIFAGPVE, encoded by the coding sequence ATGAAATACTTTGTGCTCTTCTTGGTTTTCCTTGGCTTGCTTGGCACCCTTGGCGATTCAACCGCCTCGGGCAAGAACATCGACCTCTCGACCGTGCCCGACCGTGACACAGTGCAACTGACGATCTACAACTCGGCCGACCTCACGCTGGTCCGCGAGACGCGCAAGGTCGTGTTTAAGCCCGGCAACAACCCGCTGCAGTTCTCCTGGGCCAATACGCTCATCGACCCGACGTCGGTGCAGCTGCGCTTCCTCAACCACGCCGAGAAACTCGACGTGCTGGACACGACCTTCCCGCACGACCGCCCGCAGGTCTTGGTCTGGAACGTGGGCAGCGAGCACGCCGGGGAAGCGGTCATCGAGATCAGCTACTTCACCTCCGGCGTGTCGTGGTCGGCCGACTACACCGTCATCGCCAACGCCGACGAGTCCGCCGCGAGCGTGGAGGGTTTCGTCACCGTCGTCAACAACTCCGGGGAGGACTACGAGGATGCACAGGTCCGTCTTGTGGTCGGCACGATCAACCTCGTCGAGCAGATCGCTGAGCTCGCCCGCCGTTCGGGCCGCGATGTCAGTCGGCTGGACCGAGAAGAGGTGGACGCATTTAAGCTGCGGGCGGCCCGGCAGAACGTGGTCGCCGCCGAGGCCGCGATGGCTGACCCGTATGGCGGAGGGGGATACGCCGGCACCCCCAAGCAGATCGTCAAACAAGGCCTCAGCGAGTACTTCATCTTCACCATCGAAGGCACCGAAGACATCCCCACCAATTCCCGCAAGCGTCTGCCGAGTTTTGCCGCCGACGCTGCGCCGCTTGAGGTGCAATACCGCTACCGCCCGCAGCAGTACGGCGAACGGCTGGTCCGCCTCTTCCTCATGACCAACGACACCGAATCGGAGATGGGCACCTCGCCGTTGCCCGACGGGCAGGTCCGCGTGTTCCGGCAGAAGGAGGACGGCCGGGGGCTGTCGTTCCTCGCTCGGCAGCAGGTCAAGTACATCCCCATCGGTGACGACCTGGAGCTCAACCTCGGCGTCGATCCCAACGTCGGCTTCGAGCTCATCACCCAACGCACCTTCCGCGACAACCTCTGGATGCGGCAGCAGGGCATCAAGGTGCTGACCCGTGTGGACCAACCGGGGGTGCAGATCAAAGACAAATCGTCCGTGGCGGGTTGGGATCAGCATCAGGTGATGGCCCGCCGTGTCCGCAACGACACGCCCCGGCCGATCGACGTGGAGATCCGCCAAGCGGTTTACGGCGATGCCACCTTCACCAGCCGGCTCGACGCCACCCGCTACGACAACCACAACGTCGTCTTCGGCGGAACGCTTCAACCCGGTGAGCGCTACGACGCGGTCTACCAGGTCAGCACCCGGCAAGGAGCAAACTCGAAGCAGAACCGCGTCGAGATCGTCGACGACGACCCGGCAGCGCTCAACATCTTTGCCGGCCCGGTTGAATGA
- a CDS encoding metal ABC transporter permease, whose protein sequence is MTPTLLALLDWDHSQWLAPWSEQWIAETVCSMLVGVACGVLGCFVVLRRMALIGDALAHAVLPGVVLAFMIGGIAWAQWGLNDSGEVTNAAAAWAGPKIAAVIDQISPPILLLIGATITGLLTAVLINLVVRFSRTKEDSSIGIVFTSMFALGIVMISALPQSTHFDLKCFLFGDPLAILPEDLKMMAIICPSVLVIVGLLYYRLKLVSFDPLVAAAMGVSVAAMHYLIMGMLSVTVVAGLKTTGVVLVVAMVITPASAAYQLTNRFWAMLVLAGVFGAVSAALGMSLAFVANSPTGPAMVLVAVGLFALSVIFSPGHGVVFDRIRRYKLARHVENEDVLKAIYRLGPQPSGRFHDTLVLQTQLTTKRVASALRRLRGEELVVDQGDQFTLTPAGVRHAETMVRAHRLWETYLADRMGVSPEEVHDEAERLEHAHDLAERLDETLGRPDVDPHGSAIPRRNEDDEDEPRSPLFPHEG, encoded by the coding sequence GTGACCCCCACCTTGCTCGCACTACTTGATTGGGACCACAGCCAGTGGCTGGCGCCGTGGTCCGAGCAGTGGATCGCCGAGACGGTCTGCAGCATGCTCGTGGGCGTGGCCTGCGGCGTGCTCGGCTGTTTCGTGGTGCTGCGGCGCATGGCGCTGATCGGCGATGCGCTGGCGCACGCGGTCTTGCCGGGCGTGGTGCTGGCGTTCATGATCGGGGGCATCGCGTGGGCGCAGTGGGGCCTCAACGACAGCGGCGAAGTCACCAACGCGGCGGCGGCCTGGGCGGGGCCGAAGATCGCTGCGGTGATCGATCAGATCTCCCCCCCGATCTTGCTGCTCATCGGCGCGACCATCACGGGTCTGCTCACCGCGGTGCTGATCAACCTGGTGGTGAGGTTCAGCCGGACCAAGGAAGACTCATCCATCGGCATTGTGTTCACCTCGATGTTTGCGCTGGGCATCGTCATGATCAGCGCGCTGCCGCAGAGCACTCACTTCGACCTCAAGTGCTTCCTCTTCGGCGACCCGCTGGCGATCCTGCCCGAAGACCTGAAGATGATGGCGATCATCTGCCCGTCGGTCCTGGTGATCGTGGGCCTGCTGTACTACCGGCTGAAGCTGGTCAGCTTCGACCCGCTGGTCGCCGCGGCGATGGGCGTCAGCGTCGCGGCGATGCACTACCTCATCATGGGCATGCTCTCGGTCACCGTGGTGGCGGGGCTCAAGACCACGGGCGTCGTGCTGGTCGTGGCGATGGTGATCACCCCGGCCTCGGCGGCGTATCAGCTCACCAACCGCTTCTGGGCCATGCTTGTGTTGGCGGGCGTCTTCGGGGCGGTGTCGGCGGCGCTGGGGATGTCGCTCGCCTTCGTCGCCAACTCGCCGACCGGCCCGGCGATGGTGCTGGTCGCGGTCGGCCTGTTTGCGCTGTCGGTGATCTTCAGCCCCGGGCACGGCGTCGTGTTCGACCGCATCCGACGCTACAAGCTCGCCCGCCACGTCGAGAACGAAGACGTGCTCAAGGCGATCTACCGCCTGGGCCCCCAGCCCTCGGGCCGGTTCCACGACACGCTGGTCCTGCAGACCCAGCTCACCACCAAACGTGTCGCCTCGGCGCTGCGTCGTCTGCGGGGCGAGGAACTGGTGGTCGATCAGGGCGATCAGTTTACGCTGACCCCCGCGGGTGTCCGCCACGCCGAGACGATGGTCCGGGCCCACCGCCTGTGGGAGACCTACCTCGCCGACCGCATGGGCGTGTCCCCGGAAGAGGTGCACGACGAGGCCGAGCGTCTGGAGCACGCCCACGACCTGGCCGAGCGTCTGGATGAAACCCTGGGCCGACCCGACGTCGACCCCCACGGCTCGGCGATCCCCCGCCGAAACGAGGACGACGAAGACGAGCCCCGCTCCCCGTTGTTCCCGCACGAAGGCTAA
- a CDS encoding metal ABC transporter ATP-binding protein, translated as MTVSPLPLQATDVTVAYDARPVLRSVSFSLEPGQMLGIVGPNGAGKSTLLKSLLGLIQPDFGQVRVFGEAVDDVRSRIAYVPQTEGVDWDFPITVREVVLMGRYGQKGWFGRPTKEDRERAHIALEKVGMAKFEKRHIRQLSGGQQRRVFLARALCQGAELLLLDEPFAGVDAATEKAIFALIDQMAVEGKALLVVNHDLSILDRFDRVLLLNQRVIAFGSPDVVVTEENLRATYGGRLSLLDEADETLRQRRVTGDPHLARTT; from the coding sequence ATGACTGTTTCGCCCCTACCCCTGCAAGCCACCGATGTGACGGTGGCCTACGACGCACGCCCGGTGCTGCGCTCGGTGTCGTTCTCGCTCGAGCCCGGGCAGATGTTGGGAATCGTCGGGCCCAACGGCGCGGGCAAGTCGACGCTGCTCAAGTCGCTGCTCGGTTTGATCCAGCCCGACTTCGGGCAGGTCCGTGTGTTCGGCGAAGCAGTGGATGATGTGCGTTCCCGCATCGCCTACGTGCCGCAGACCGAGGGCGTGGACTGGGACTTCCCGATCACCGTCCGCGAGGTCGTGCTGATGGGGCGGTACGGCCAGAAGGGCTGGTTCGGCCGACCCACCAAGGAAGACCGCGAGCGTGCCCATATCGCCCTCGAAAAAGTCGGCATGGCGAAATTCGAGAAGCGCCACATCCGCCAGCTCTCCGGCGGACAGCAACGCCGGGTGTTTCTCGCCCGGGCGCTGTGCCAGGGCGCGGAACTGCTGCTGCTGGACGAACCTTTTGCCGGGGTCGACGCGGCGACGGAGAAAGCGATCTTCGCGCTCATTGATCAAATGGCCGTGGAAGGCAAAGCGCTCTTGGTGGTGAATCACGACCTGTCGATCCTCGACCGGTTCGACCGGGTGCTGCTACTGAACCAGCGGGTTATCGCGTTCGGCTCGCCGGACGTGGTGGTGACCGAAGAAAACCTCCGCGCGACTTACGGCGGCCGGCTGTCGTTGCTGGACGAAGCGGACGAAACCCTCAGACAACGGAGAGTCACGGGTGACCCCCACCTTGCTCGCACTACTTGA
- a CDS encoding metal ABC transporter substrate-binding protein: MINQNKRIGYSQFFAGLVVLLMGLIQVGCGDGEEPSATGGSGAEAKPSVVTTTTMLDDLARTLAGDHVEVVGIMRPGQDPHVYEVLPRDAQAIASADLVIANGLNLEATLHGVIEGNAKGKVVYAAEHDAIETLGSEDYEGAPDPHCWMDIELWKHYVTSVRDGLIAIDPGNQADYESRATAYFTELDELQTWMTERFAEVPESQRVIVTSHDAFNYFGNANKIEVHGVIGISTEQAPRPQDIAALEAMVKERNVQALFIESSTSPTLNSIVEKVAEQTGAKVGGTLYSDSLGMPGSGADTYITMMKHNVNTVVDALK; this comes from the coding sequence TTGATTAATCAAAATAAACGTATTGGGTACTCGCAGTTCTTCGCCGGGCTGGTGGTGTTGCTCATGGGGCTGATTCAGGTGGGTTGTGGCGACGGTGAAGAGCCGTCGGCCACCGGTGGATCGGGTGCCGAAGCCAAACCTTCGGTCGTGACCACCACCACGATGCTCGACGACCTGGCCCGCACCCTGGCGGGCGACCACGTTGAGGTGGTGGGCATCATGCGGCCCGGCCAAGACCCCCACGTCTACGAAGTCCTGCCCCGCGACGCCCAGGCGATCGCTTCGGCTGACCTGGTCATCGCCAACGGCCTGAACCTCGAAGCCACGCTCCACGGCGTCATCGAAGGCAACGCCAAGGGCAAGGTCGTCTACGCCGCCGAGCACGACGCGATCGAGACGCTGGGCTCGGAAGACTACGAAGGCGCTCCCGACCCGCACTGCTGGATGGATATCGAGCTGTGGAAGCACTACGTCACGTCGGTCCGCGACGGGCTGATCGCCATCGACCCCGGCAACCAGGCCGACTATGAATCGCGGGCCACGGCGTACTTTACCGAGCTCGACGAACTGCAAACCTGGATGACCGAGCGCTTCGCCGAGGTGCCCGAGTCGCAGCGGGTCATCGTCACCAGCCACGACGCTTTCAACTACTTCGGCAATGCGAACAAGATCGAGGTCCACGGCGTCATCGGCATCAGCACAGAGCAGGCCCCGCGGCCCCAGGACATTGCGGCGCTCGAAGCCATGGTGAAAGAGCGCAACGTCCAGGCGTTGTTCATCGAGAGCTCGACCTCGCCCACGCTCAACTCGATCGTCGAGAAGGTCGCCGAGCAAACCGGGGCCAAAGTCGGCGGGACGCTCTACAGTGACTCGCTCGGCATGCCCGGCAGCGGGGCGGACACGTACATCACCATGATGAAGCACAACGTGAATACGGTGGTGGACGCGTTGAAATGA
- a CDS encoding ABC transporter permease subunit, which yields MLIVRQFNDELFKLFARKRTYIGFGAFVVLQVMILALLQHPRAKASIAELLEQNGLGFDDHYMGLTLAIVVIAFSFTFLGGLYVALIAGDIVAKEVEDGTMRMILSRPIGRVRLLMIKFAACVLYTLVLVCFLGVTALCCASLYRGGLGKLFIFFPDEELFAFYDAGEGLWRYTRSIACLSFATLTIAAMGFMFSCFKMKPAAATILTLSVFFVDVVLMNLPYFAELRHLFMSYHIGFWVRTYHAYPPWHEIVQSVAWLVGLMSTFVVVGVTHFAGRDLKG from the coding sequence TTGCTGATCGTCCGTCAATTTAACGATGAGTTGTTCAAACTCTTTGCCCGCAAGCGGACGTACATCGGGTTCGGTGCGTTCGTCGTGTTGCAGGTGATGATCCTCGCGCTGTTGCAGCACCCCCGGGCCAAGGCCTCGATTGCCGAACTGCTCGAACAGAACGGCCTGGGTTTCGACGACCACTACATGGGGCTGACGCTGGCGATCGTGGTCATCGCGTTTTCTTTTACGTTTCTGGGTGGGCTCTACGTCGCCCTGATCGCCGGGGATATCGTGGCCAAGGAGGTCGAGGACGGCACGATGCGGATGATCCTGTCGCGGCCGATCGGTCGGGTTCGGCTGCTGATGATCAAGTTCGCCGCGTGCGTGTTGTACACGCTGGTGCTGGTGTGTTTTCTGGGGGTGACGGCGTTGTGCTGCGCGAGCCTGTACCGGGGCGGGTTGGGCAAGTTGTTCATCTTCTTCCCCGATGAAGAGCTCTTCGCGTTCTACGACGCCGGCGAGGGGCTTTGGCGTTACACACGCAGCATCGCGTGTCTGAGTTTTGCCACGCTGACCATCGCGGCAATGGGGTTTATGTTTTCGTGTTTCAAGATGAAGCCCGCGGCGGCGACGATCCTGACGTTGTCGGTGTTTTTTGTGGATGTGGTGTTGATGAACCTGCCGTACTTCGCGGAGCTCCGGCATTTGTTCATGAGTTACCACATCGGATTCTGGGTGCGGACCTACCACGCCTACCCGCCGTGGCACGAGATCGTGCAGAGCGTGGCGTGGCTGGTGGGGTTGATGAGCACGTTTGTGGTGGTGGGCGTGACGCACTTCGCGGGCCGGGACCTCAAAGGCTGA